The following proteins come from a genomic window of Acidimicrobiia bacterium:
- a CDS encoding adenylate/guanylate cyclase domain-containing protein, producing the protein MHCPTCGHENPARQKFCGNCGNSLAAACSNCGAENPPGNRFCGECGTVLAGGSPAPAATPSAGPDTNLERRIVSVLFVDLVNYTTFSEGRDAEDVRSFLSDYFDRSREIIERFGGVVEKFIGDAVMAAWGAVATNEDDAERAVRAGMELVDMVAKLGADAGVPEMAARAGVLTGEASVRSDTNSEGMVIGDLVNTAARLQGSAEPGTVYVGETTYRAAGDSIQFADIGSLDMKGKELPVPAWKALRIVAQVGGALRNDGLEPPFTGRDPELRMLKDQLHAAEREQRARLISVIGQAGIGKSRLVWEFQKYIDGLIHDIYWHQGRSPAYGDNLAFWAVGEMVRHRARIAESDDPATSRTRLREMVDAYIPDPDEQRWVEPHIEALLGLRDGNVGEGSEQAAAYRLLFERIAAKGTTVLVFEDLHWADPALLDFVEEMTDWSRDHPIFVITLARADLLDRRPTWGAGKRGFISLNLSPLSDDDMGALVSGLVPGIPEETLVGVVERSGGVPMYAVEFVRMLLGQGVISQQSDGTFEITSDLTDLAVPESVSAVIGARLDRLAEAHRFLLQDAAVMGHSFSLEGLAFLTDQTKEDLESGLEPLVRHELLEIVRDPRSPERGQYRFVQGLIREVAHARISREVRRARHLKVADFFASLEDDELAGLVAFHLVETLRATPDSKDAERLGDRAKAALLDAIDRADDLNAWDQCLGLAKQAEEFFTGPGDLLPFLERAAAAAEHLARYEECEAYARRSIEAAQELGDQSTEARAMSLLGTAYNVSNRSKRAVEVLAPYLADHPDPEGDEGLTRAYMALARGQMLAGEGDAAATALVAMRAADLLDLDEVAAQSMITRGTALSNQGRPRESMALLREALKIAEVNGLVGTKLRALANIGYGSPDPQESIAATEAGYQEARRLGDKSHLQFFAGNWASYRIYMGDFNAPATITEDPVFADAPADWWSHHYVYRSSASANQGDVALAKEELAKARELIGDLDDPQLLQAIQRASMTIAWAEGRFRDGLDEALELSRGFPYAHGIIIYYARNCALTSGDPELIAEYRDRLSELPADTWVRAFREEFDALDRLEAGELEPLREQGRRWSEHWSSPPNAVVLLVAGALLLPADHPERRALIEEARRMSDEIGMTTVPIDVALERLAHA; encoded by the coding sequence GGCCGCGACCCCCTCCGCCGGGCCCGATACCAATCTCGAGCGCCGGATCGTCTCGGTCCTCTTCGTCGACCTGGTCAATTACACAACGTTCTCCGAGGGCCGGGACGCCGAGGACGTCCGTTCATTCCTTTCCGACTACTTCGACCGGAGCAGAGAGATCATCGAACGTTTCGGCGGGGTGGTCGAGAAGTTCATCGGTGATGCCGTCATGGCCGCCTGGGGCGCCGTCGCCACCAACGAGGATGATGCCGAACGGGCCGTTCGTGCCGGCATGGAGCTGGTCGACATGGTGGCCAAGCTCGGAGCCGACGCCGGCGTTCCCGAAATGGCGGCCAGGGCGGGGGTGCTGACCGGCGAAGCTTCGGTGCGGTCGGACACGAATTCCGAAGGCATGGTGATTGGCGACCTCGTCAACACAGCCGCCCGGCTGCAAGGATCGGCCGAGCCCGGCACGGTGTACGTAGGGGAGACCACGTACCGGGCAGCAGGCGACTCGATTCAGTTCGCAGACATCGGTTCGCTCGACATGAAGGGCAAAGAGCTGCCGGTTCCCGCCTGGAAAGCTTTGCGGATCGTCGCCCAAGTCGGTGGTGCACTCCGAAACGACGGCCTGGAGCCGCCATTTACAGGCCGCGATCCCGAGTTGCGCATGCTCAAAGACCAGCTCCATGCCGCCGAGCGCGAGCAGCGGGCCCGCCTCATCTCGGTGATCGGCCAGGCGGGGATCGGCAAGAGCCGCCTCGTTTGGGAGTTCCAGAAGTACATCGACGGTCTCATCCACGATATCTACTGGCACCAGGGTCGTTCGCCCGCCTACGGGGACAACCTCGCCTTCTGGGCCGTGGGTGAGATGGTCCGGCACCGCGCCCGCATCGCAGAATCTGACGATCCCGCCACATCGCGCACCCGACTCCGGGAGATGGTCGACGCCTACATCCCCGACCCGGATGAGCAGCGGTGGGTCGAGCCCCACATTGAAGCCTTGCTAGGCCTGCGCGATGGCAACGTCGGTGAAGGCAGCGAGCAGGCAGCCGCCTACCGGCTCCTATTCGAACGGATTGCCGCCAAGGGAACGACGGTTCTCGTATTCGAGGATCTCCACTGGGCCGACCCGGCTCTGCTGGACTTCGTTGAAGAGATGACCGATTGGTCTCGAGACCATCCCATCTTCGTGATCACGTTGGCGCGAGCAGATCTGCTCGATCGACGGCCGACCTGGGGCGCCGGCAAGCGGGGTTTCATTTCCCTCAATCTCAGCCCACTCAGCGATGATGATATGGGGGCGCTCGTCTCCGGGCTCGTTCCCGGCATCCCAGAGGAGACACTCGTCGGGGTGGTCGAACGGTCGGGCGGCGTTCCCATGTACGCAGTTGAATTCGTCCGCATGCTGCTCGGACAAGGCGTCATCTCCCAGCAAAGCGACGGTACGTTCGAGATCACCAGCGATCTCACCGACCTCGCTGTGCCCGAGTCTGTGAGTGCGGTGATCGGAGCTCGCCTCGATCGACTAGCCGAAGCTCATCGGTTCCTGCTGCAGGACGCAGCCGTAATGGGTCATTCATTCAGTCTGGAAGGCCTGGCGTTCCTAACCGATCAGACCAAAGAGGACCTCGAGTCCGGACTCGAACCTCTGGTCCGACACGAGTTGCTGGAAATTGTCCGCGACCCCCGTTCACCTGAGCGCGGTCAGTATCGGTTCGTGCAGGGCCTCATCCGGGAGGTTGCCCACGCCCGCATTTCACGAGAAGTCCGTCGTGCACGTCACCTCAAGGTCGCCGACTTCTTCGCCTCTCTGGAGGATGATGAGCTGGCAGGGCTGGTGGCGTTCCATCTCGTTGAGACCCTCCGGGCTACTCCCGACTCGAAAGATGCTGAGAGACTTGGTGATCGAGCGAAGGCTGCCCTACTCGACGCAATCGACAGAGCTGATGATCTCAACGCCTGGGACCAGTGCCTCGGCCTGGCGAAGCAGGCGGAAGAGTTCTTCACCGGACCTGGCGATCTACTGCCGTTCCTCGAGCGAGCCGCAGCTGCAGCCGAGCATCTCGCTCGGTACGAGGAGTGCGAGGCCTATGCGCGGCGCTCCATCGAAGCCGCCCAGGAACTCGGCGACCAAAGCACGGAGGCGCGAGCAATGAGCCTGCTCGGTACGGCCTACAACGTGAGTAACCGTTCCAAACGCGCGGTTGAAGTCCTGGCGCCCTACCTGGCCGACCACCCGGACCCTGAAGGCGACGAGGGACTGACCAGGGCCTACATGGCCCTGGCGCGGGGACAGATGCTGGCCGGCGAAGGCGACGCGGCGGCGACGGCTCTGGTGGCCATGCGGGCTGCCGACCTGCTCGATCTCGACGAGGTTGCCGCACAATCGATGATCACGAGGGGAACTGCCCTCTCGAACCAAGGGCGACCGCGCGAGTCCATGGCGCTGCTCCGCGAGGCACTCAAGATCGCCGAGGTAAACGGTCTCGTCGGCACGAAACTCCGCGCACTCGCCAACATCGGATATGGATCACCGGACCCGCAAGAGAGCATCGCAGCCACTGAGGCCGGCTACCAGGAAGCGCGGCGTCTCGGAGACAAGTCCCACCTCCAATTCTTCGCGGGAAACTGGGCGTCCTACCGGATCTACATGGGCGACTTCAACGCACCGGCGACCATCACCGAAGACCCCGTCTTCGCGGATGCCCCCGCCGACTGGTGGTCACACCACTACGTGTATCGGTCATCGGCCTCGGCCAACCAAGGCGACGTTGCTCTCGCGAAAGAAGAGTTGGCCAAGGCGAGGGAACTGATCGGCGACCTGGACGATCCGCAGCTTCTCCAGGCCATCCAGAGGGCATCGATGACAATCGCCTGGGCAGAAGGCCGGTTCCGCGACGGTCTCGACGAGGCACTCGAGTTGTCGCGTGGGTTCCCCTACGCGCACGGCATCATCATCTACTACGCCCGCAACTGCGCGCTGACTTCCGGTGACCCGGAGCTGATCGCCGAGTATCGGGATAGGTTGTCTGAACTGCCTGCCGACACCTGGGTGCGAGCATTCCGAGAGGAGTTCGACGCTCTCGATCGCCTGGAAGCGGGTGAACTAGAGCCTTTGCGAGAACAAGGGCGCCGTTGGTCCGAACACTGGAGCTCGCCGCCGAACGCAGTTGTCCTGCTCGTTGCAGGTGCCCTGCTCCTACCCGCAGATCATCCTGAGCGTCGGGCACTCATCGAAGAGGCACGCCGCATGAGCGACGAGATCGGCATGACGACCGTGCCGATCGACGTAGCGCTCGAACGGCTCGCTCATGCCTGA
- a CDS encoding aminotransferase class I/II-fold pyridoxal phosphate-dependent enzyme, with product MEFRRIHSLPPYVFAKVDGLKREARRAGEDIIDLGFGNPDIPTNPVVVQKLIEAAQNPRNHRYSQSRGIPNLRKAVADRYQRRFGIELDPETEVINTIGAKEGLSHLMWALVQPGDVALVPEPSYPIHIYAPLLAGAEVRKVPVSADEDFFDRMEATFHDSWPRPRVILVSFPHNPTTMCVDEDFFVRLVAFAKEYGVFVVNDFAYADVAFDGYSPPSLLQVPGGKDVGVELYTMTKGHSMAGWRVGFVVGNAEMVAALAKLKSYLDYGTFQPIQIASIIALNEGDGFVSEVNAIYKRRRDVLIDGLNRAGWKAEAPKGTMFVWAPIPDPYRELGSVDFAIDLLQRAKVAVSPGVGFGASGEGYVRFALVENEHRIAQAVRGLRKALDRL from the coding sequence GTGGAATTTCGCCGCATACACAGCCTGCCGCCGTACGTCTTCGCCAAGGTTGACGGCCTCAAACGTGAGGCACGACGGGCGGGTGAGGACATCATTGACCTCGGATTCGGCAATCCCGATATTCCGACGAACCCGGTGGTGGTCCAGAAACTGATCGAAGCCGCCCAGAATCCTCGCAACCACCGCTATTCGCAGTCGAGGGGCATACCGAATCTCCGCAAAGCCGTTGCAGACCGCTACCAGCGACGGTTCGGCATCGAACTCGATCCCGAGACGGAAGTCATCAACACGATCGGCGCCAAAGAGGGCCTATCGCACCTCATGTGGGCGCTCGTGCAGCCGGGTGATGTTGCACTCGTACCGGAGCCGAGCTACCCGATCCACATCTACGCCCCGCTTCTGGCCGGGGCCGAGGTCCGTAAAGTGCCGGTCTCCGCCGATGAGGATTTCTTCGATCGGATGGAGGCGACCTTTCACGACTCCTGGCCGCGGCCGCGGGTGATCCTCGTCTCGTTCCCTCATAACCCCACCACCATGTGCGTCGACGAGGACTTTTTCGTCAGACTCGTCGCCTTTGCCAAGGAATACGGCGTATTCGTCGTCAACGATTTCGCATACGCCGATGTGGCTTTCGACGGCTATTCGCCACCGAGTCTGCTTCAGGTCCCGGGCGGCAAGGACGTCGGCGTCGAACTCTACACAATGACCAAAGGTCATTCGATGGCAGGGTGGCGGGTCGGTTTCGTCGTTGGGAACGCCGAGATGGTGGCGGCTCTGGCGAAGCTCAAGTCCTACCTCGACTACGGCACGTTCCAGCCCATCCAGATCGCCTCGATCATTGCCCTCAATGAAGGTGACGGTTTTGTCTCCGAGGTGAACGCGATCTACAAGCGCAGGCGCGACGTCCTCATCGATGGACTCAATCGCGCCGGATGGAAAGCCGAAGCACCGAAGGGAACCATGTTCGTTTGGGCCCCGATTCCCGACCCCTACCGTGAGCTGGGCTCGGTCGACTTTGCAATCGACCTTCTGCAACGTGCCAAGGTGGCGGTCAGCCCCGGCGTTGGGTTCGGAGCATCGGGGGAGGGGTACGTCCGGTTCGCCCTCGTCGAAAACGAACACCGGATCGCTCAGGCAGTTCGCGGGCTCCGGAAAGCGCTCGACCGTCTCTGA